One genomic window of Terriglobales bacterium includes the following:
- a CDS encoding ubiquinol-cytochrome c reductase iron-sulfur subunit, whose translation MPLLDDLRMPLDEADETRREFLALVGAGAMGLAGLGTFITAVRFMWPEVLFEEERRFRIGKPEEIPVGTLVALPQQKVYVVHARDGFFAMSATCTHLGCLTQYERENNRIFCPCHGSKFSPEGAVTDGPAPKPLPRLLLTLEQGALVVDVSKRVEHDVILKV comes from the coding sequence ATGCCTTTGCTGGACGACCTGCGAATGCCGCTGGATGAGGCCGACGAGACCCGTCGCGAGTTCCTGGCCCTGGTGGGCGCGGGTGCCATGGGCCTGGCCGGTCTCGGCACCTTCATTACCGCGGTGCGCTTCATGTGGCCGGAGGTGCTGTTTGAAGAAGAGCGCCGTTTCCGCATCGGCAAGCCCGAGGAGATTCCGGTGGGAACCCTGGTGGCGCTGCCGCAGCAGAAGGTGTACGTCGTCCACGCACGGGATGGATTCTTCGCCATGAGCGCGACCTGCACGCACCTGGGTTGCCTGACCCAATACGAGCGCGAAAACAACCGCATCTTCTGCCCGTGCCACGGGAGCAAGTTTTCGCCCGAGGGTGCCGTGACCGATGGTCCAGCGCCCAAGCCTCTGCCGCGGCTGTTGCTGACGCTGGAGCAGGGTGCGCTGGTCGTGGACGTCAGCAAGCGCGTCGAACACGACGTCATTCTGAAGGTTTGA